In Solimonas sp. K1W22B-7, the DNA window GGGCAGCGCCGCCATCACCGCCCGGCGGAAGTCCTTCGGCACGCCGTAGCCGGCGAGGCCGAGCAGCACGTCGATCCAGTCGGCACGGCGGAAAGCTTCCACCGCCTCGCGGTGAGCACCCTGCCAGGACCTGATCTTGTGGTGCTGCTGGATCATCGCCTCGATCAGTTCGGCGTCCAGCTCCGGCGCGTTCGCCGCCAGCCAGTCGCGCATGCGGCGCGCCGAGGGATCCAGGTAGTCCCAGGTGCCATCGGTCCAGATGCCGATGTCGTGGAACACCAGGGCGACGATCGCGTGGCGCAGCTCGCCCTCGTCGGGCGTGCGCTGCCAGCAGTAGTAGTTGAGCACGCGCAGGCAATGGTTGCGGTAGGCCGCCATGTCCTCACCGAGATCTCCGGCGTGTTCCTGCAGCAAGGTATCGACCAACGGATGCTGCAGGAGCGGCTGCATGTGTCCCCTATAGATGCGAGTCCTGCAGGAACTCCCAGATTTCCTGCGTCGCACTCATGTCCTGGCTGGTGGTACCGATCAGCGGCACCGGGAGATACTGCCAGCCGCCGGGCCAAGCATGGCCGCCACCGGTGACCGTGTAAAGACGCACTTCGGCACCGTTACCGCAGGAAGTGTTGGCCTGCAGCGCGATGGTGGTGCCGTCGCTGGCGATATCGGGCAACGCGGAGCTGAGGGTCTGGGCGGGATTGCAGCCGTTGCGACCCAGCCAGAACGAGAACGTCTGTGGCACCGAGCGCACGCCGATGCGGCCGCCGTTGTAGGGCACGATGAGATCGCGTGTTCCGGCCACCAGCATCAGCGGCCGCCGCGCGGCCGGCGTGCAGGCGGACTCCAGGCCACCGGTGAGGCTGCCGGCGACGATGCCGAAGCCAGCGATGCGGCCGCTCAACTCGCAGGCCAGGCGCAGGGTCATGAAGCTGCCGTTGGACAGGCCGGCGGCGTAGACGCGCTGGGCATTGATCGGGAAGTTGGCCTGGAGCTGGTCGATGACGGCGGCGGCGAAGCCGACGTCGTCGTAGCCCTTGGGCCGGGCGGGGTCATCGTCCCAGACGCCATCGACCGAGGCCGGCATCACCGCCCAGACGCCCTCCGCCGCCACCAGGTCGGCCACTTCGGTGATGTTGGCCTGGTTCTCGGCGGTGCCGGCGTTGCCATGGAACAGCATCAGCACCGGTGCGCCGGTGACGACCGGCTCGGGCCGGATCACGACGAAGCGGCGGGTGCGGCCATTGTGCTGGAAGCTGGCGTCGAAGGCGGCGGTACCGGCGGCCAGCACG includes these proteins:
- a CDS encoding alpha/beta hydrolase family esterase, with translation MRAITLGLLLSLCLLPAHAAGPLESLLSRTVNTVGTLAGGTTEALDPLLIGATQLTPPYLDHVVIRLQGNNLVLAAGTAAFDASFQHNGRTRRFVVIRPEPVVTGAPVLMLFHGNAGTAENQANITEVADLVAAEGVWAVMPASVDGVWDDDPARPKGYDDVGFAAAVIDQLQANFPINAQRVYAAGLSNGSFMTLRLACELSGRIAGFGIVAGSLTGGLESACTPAARRPLMLVAGTRDLIVPYNGGRIGVRSVPQTFSFWLGRNGCNPAQTLSSALPDIASDGTTIALQANTSCGNGAEVRLYTVTGGGHAWPGGWQYLPVPLIGTTSQDMSATQEIWEFLQDSHL